CACCGACAAACGCTGATGTCGGGTCGGTGTACGTCGAAGACGATCAGACCGTGAGCACCGACGGCGGCGTCAATAGCATTGCAGCGGGTAATCTCGTCGGCGTCGACAGCGATTACGCTTGGGTGCGGATCTAAGGAGTGACGATCATGTTGGTGAATAAAGCGAATTTGGCCGCCGTGTATCGCGGCCTGAAAACGGAATTCCAGGCCGCCTTGCGCGGCGTGCCCTCGGATTACGAAACGATTGCCGATATCCTGCCGTCGACGACAGCTATCGAAGACTACACCTGGATTTCCGATTTCCCGGCATTGCGGGAGTGGATCGGCGATAAAATCATCAAACAGCTCTCCGGTTTCAAATATACCGTCGTCAACAAAGATTTTGAAAGCACGATTGCGGTGAAGCGCAATGATTTGGAAGATGATCGGATCGGCGCATATGGCCTCAAGGCCAAGGCCACAGGCCGGGCTGCCGGGGCATGGCCGAACCGGTTGATTTTCGGATTGCTTTCCAAGGGATGGACCACCGCCTGCTATGACGGCAAGGCCTTTTTTGCAACGGATCATTCGATAGCGGGAAAAGCCTGCTCAAACTCCGGAGGCGGGACGGGTACGGCCTGGTATCTCCTCGACACCACCCAGGCG
The nucleotide sequence above comes from Desulfovibrio inopinatus DSM 10711. Encoded proteins:
- a CDS encoding Mu-like prophage major head subunit gpT family protein; the protein is MLVNKANLAAVYRGLKTEFQAALRGVPSDYETIADILPSTTAIEDYTWISDFPALREWIGDKIIKQLSGFKYTVVNKDFESTIAVKRNDLEDDRIGAYGLKAKATGRAAGAWPNRLIFGLLSKGWTTACYDGKAFFATDHSIAGKACSNSGGGTGTAWYLLDTTQALKPLIMQLRKKPQMVVQDDPQTDSVFKRGEYLVSVEARGNAGFGLWQCAYGSKQTLDPAAFAAARAAMMSQTDDNGDPLGISPNVLVVPPTLEENALEILKAEKLADNTSNIWRGMAEPLVSPWLSAAA